The following are encoded together in the Leuconostoc mesenteroides subsp. mesenteroides ATCC 8293 genome:
- a CDS encoding YveK family protein: MNNVLELRQLWQIIRKHFFSIVVMAIIGAAAGFGIAKFVIAPTYSASTSMLVNRSADDTSTATANLSDQQADVQLINTYKNLIISSNVLGTVSKELKNPAPIVVQEAQDAEYKTLADGTQRLVTPAKKRITKPSTKTKYNLSVEELKSMISISNQTNSQVFSINVKAKDSKLAADVANEVADAFKDKIGGFMKINNVSIVDAAKANKQPVAPNVKLFTLAGLVVLGGLTFLYMLVKELSDTTIKSPDEISEAFGMTNLGIIGHVKPIKHFSMSPKVEIAKPENSKTPRSRLSRLDRD, translated from the coding sequence ATGAATAATGTTCTTGAACTACGTCAATTATGGCAGATTATTCGAAAACACTTCTTTTCAATTGTTGTGATGGCAATCATTGGGGCAGCTGCTGGGTTTGGCATTGCTAAGTTTGTCATTGCACCTACCTATAGTGCATCAACAAGTATGTTGGTTAACCGATCTGCTGATGACACGAGTACCGCAACTGCTAACTTGTCTGATCAACAGGCCGATGTGCAGCTGATTAATACATATAAGAATTTGATTATTTCTAGCAATGTTCTAGGAACTGTATCAAAAGAATTAAAAAATCCAGCACCAATTGTTGTACAAGAAGCCCAAGATGCCGAGTACAAAACGCTTGCTGATGGTACACAACGTCTGGTAACACCAGCTAAGAAGAGAATTACAAAGCCTTCAACGAAGACAAAATATAATCTAAGTGTTGAAGAGCTAAAAAGTATGATTTCTATCAGTAACCAAACTAATTCGCAAGTCTTTTCAATCAACGTCAAAGCCAAAGATTCTAAGTTAGCTGCTGATGTGGCCAATGAAGTTGCCGATGCGTTTAAAGATAAAATTGGTGGCTTTATGAAAATTAATAACGTCTCGATTGTTGATGCGGCGAAAGCTAATAAACAACCGGTTGCACCAAATGTTAAGTTGTTTACTTTGGCAGGATTGGTTGTACTTGGTGGATTAACATTCTTGTATATGCTTGTTAAGGAATTATCTGATACAACCATTAAGTCACCGGATGAGATTTCAGAAGCATTTGGCATGACGAACCTTGGTATTATTGGTCATGTTAAGCCAATTAAGCACTTCAGTATGTCACCAAAGGTAGAGATTGCTAAACCAGAAAATAGTAAAACACCACGGTCACGTTTGAGCCGTTTGGATCGCGATTAA
- a CDS encoding tyrosine-protein phosphatase has translation MLIDLHSHLLPNIDDGSKSLRASIRMAKEAVDSGIKAALMTPHHMNGHYVNHKDDVIRLTSEFQKHLDNNDIGLQVFPSQEVRINGGLLQALDDDDILFADESNRYLLLEFPDDDVPTYSKDMIFQIMQRGITVEIAHPERNTKIMSTPSILFDLIEAGAVAQVTASSYVGTFGKKVEKFAEEIIKHNLAHVFVSDAHDLPNRDYEMVEAMAKLEKQMGRDYQELFETNAEAILDGDNVTNLVPEPIVKRKFFSKF, from the coding sequence ATGCTGATAGATTTACATAGTCACTTATTACCAAACATAGATGATGGGTCCAAGTCTCTGCGAGCTTCTATACGTATGGCCAAGGAAGCTGTAGATAGTGGGATTAAAGCTGCGTTAATGACGCCTCATCATATGAATGGCCATTACGTGAACCATAAAGATGATGTCATCAGACTAACATCAGAATTCCAAAAGCACCTAGATAATAATGACATTGGACTCCAAGTATTTCCTTCGCAGGAGGTACGTATCAATGGTGGCTTATTGCAGGCTTTGGATGATGATGATATTTTGTTTGCTGATGAAAGTAACCGCTATCTTCTACTGGAGTTTCCAGATGATGATGTTCCTACATATAGTAAAGATATGATTTTTCAAATCATGCAGCGTGGTATTACTGTAGAAATTGCTCATCCTGAGCGAAATACTAAAATAATGTCTACGCCAAGTATTTTGTTTGATTTGATTGAAGCAGGTGCGGTGGCGCAGGTGACAGCAAGTTCCTATGTAGGTACCTTTGGTAAAAAAGTTGAGAAGTTTGCCGAAGAAATTATTAAGCATAACTTGGCTCATGTTTTTGTTTCTGATGCGCATGACTTACCAAATCGTGATTATGAGATGGTTGAGGCCATGGCAAAATTAGAGAAACAAATGGGACGGGACTATCAAGAATTGTTTGAGACTAATGCTGAAGCAATACTTGATGGTGATAATGTCACAAACTTGGTTCCAGAACCAATCGTTAAACGTAAGTTTTTTAGTAAATTTTAG
- the map gene encoding type I methionyl aminopeptidase — protein sequence MIQLKSPREIEAMRQSGAIIAGMHHMLRDLIEPGIDTWEIETKSREYIESHGGVPLQIGFEGFKYATTISINDEVAHGLPRKGLKLKNGDLVKVDTVVGLNGAVSDSAWSYAVGEVTPEVQKLMDVTKKAMYLGIDQAIIGNRVGDIGNAIEQYTEVEHHYGDVREYIGHGVGPTMHEEPNVPHYGKPGHGVRLREGMVITIEPMINLGGWKVETDHTEADGWTVRTADGSWSAQYEHTLAITKDGPKILTSQDPEYDKRYS from the coding sequence ATGATACAGTTAAAATCACCTAGAGAAATTGAAGCTATGCGACAATCTGGTGCTATCATCGCTGGTATGCACCATATGTTGCGTGATCTCATTGAACCAGGTATTGATACATGGGAAATTGAAACAAAGTCACGGGAGTATATCGAAAGCCATGGTGGCGTGCCTTTGCAGATTGGTTTTGAAGGATTCAAGTATGCTACGACTATCAGCATAAATGATGAGGTGGCGCATGGTTTGCCACGTAAGGGACTAAAGCTGAAGAACGGTGATTTGGTGAAGGTTGACACAGTGGTTGGCTTGAATGGCGCCGTATCTGATTCAGCATGGTCTTATGCTGTTGGCGAGGTAACACCAGAGGTTCAAAAACTGATGGATGTAACCAAAAAAGCGATGTATTTGGGTATTGATCAAGCGATTATTGGGAATCGCGTTGGTGATATTGGAAATGCCATTGAGCAGTACACTGAAGTTGAACACCATTACGGGGATGTGCGTGAATATATCGGGCACGGTGTTGGACCAACAATGCATGAAGAGCCAAATGTACCGCACTATGGTAAACCAGGTCACGGTGTGCGTTTGCGTGAGGGGATGGTCATTACCATCGAGCCAATGATTAACTTAGGTGGCTGGAAGGTTGAGACTGACCATACAGAAGCCGATGGCTGGACAGTAAGAACAGCAGACGGTTCATGGTCGGCACAATACGAACATACATTAGCAATTACAAAAGATGGTCCGAAGATTTTGACAAGTCAGGATCCGGAGTATGATAAACGTTACTCATAA
- a CDS encoding LCP family protein, which translates to MKRRSQIRPKKHHRVRNTILTIIGLLFVVGLGLGAYAYTKVNHTITKMQKTSTTTKSADKITNSKKPVSYLLLGTDTGELGRSYKGRTDTMIVMTINPKTKTTTMTSIPRDTLVTVSGQQMKINAAYAYGSAASATQAVEDLLDIDINGGYILINMGGLVKMVDAVGGVDVTSPLTFTTEGDDTQADSKNQYSFVSGKTYHMDGEEALAFARMRHEDPNGDYGRQMRQQLVIKAILKNSAQVGTVFNDSFLTTVSNNVQTDVSTKSMKNLALSYRDAFGTVKQDQLKGTTQSISGLGSTEVMSQTEIDRVHKAITTQMAQ; encoded by the coding sequence ATGAAACGACGATCTCAGATTCGTCCTAAAAAGCATCATAGAGTGCGCAATACTATTCTGACAATTATCGGACTATTGTTTGTTGTCGGACTTGGTCTAGGTGCCTATGCATATACTAAAGTTAATCACACAATTACAAAGATGCAAAAGACGTCAACAACGACAAAGTCTGCTGATAAAATTACGAATAGTAAAAAGCCAGTTTCATATCTTCTTTTAGGAACTGACACGGGTGAGCTTGGTCGTTCGTATAAAGGGCGTACGGATACTATGATTGTTATGACAATCAATCCTAAAACCAAAACAACTACAATGACATCAATCCCGCGTGATACATTGGTAACAGTTAGCGGACAACAAATGAAAATCAATGCTGCCTATGCATATGGTTCAGCTGCTTCAGCAACACAAGCTGTCGAAGACTTGCTCGATATTGATATCAATGGTGGTTATATATTGATTAACATGGGTGGCTTAGTTAAAATGGTCGATGCAGTTGGCGGTGTTGACGTGACATCACCACTCACATTCACAACTGAAGGTGATGACACGCAAGCTGACTCTAAGAACCAGTATTCATTCGTATCGGGTAAAACGTATCATATGGATGGTGAAGAAGCCTTAGCCTTTGCACGTATGCGACACGAAGACCCTAATGGTGATTATGGTCGTCAAATGCGTCAACAATTGGTCATCAAAGCCATTTTGAAGAATTCAGCCCAAGTTGGTACCGTGTTCAATGATTCATTCTTGACTACCGTCTCTAACAATGTGCAAACTGATGTTTCAACTAAGTCCATGAAAAATTTGGCTTTGAGCTATCGTGATGCATTTGGTACGGTTAAGCAGGATCAGTTAAAAGGTACCACGCAAAGTATTTCTGGATTGGGTTCAACAGAAGTCATGAGCCAAACAGAAATTGATCGTGTTCATAAGGCAATTACAACCCAAATGGCACAATAA
- the upp gene encoding uracil phosphoribosyltransferase, with protein sequence MGKFVVMDHPLIQHKLTMIRNKNVGTKDFRALVDEIAMLMTYEASRDLQLEDVEVETPVTKTIKKQLAGKKLAVVPILRAGLGMVDGIVQLIPAAKIGHIGMYRDEETLEPVEYFIKLPEDIDQRDVLLVDPMLATGGSAKDAISALKKRGAKHIKLITLVSAPEGVKAVQEAHPDVDLYTGSLDEGLNEHGYIVPGLGDAGDRLFGTM encoded by the coding sequence ATGGGAAAATTTGTTGTAATGGATCATCCTTTGATCCAACATAAACTTACAATGATTCGTAATAAGAATGTTGGGACCAAAGATTTTCGTGCATTAGTTGATGAAATTGCGATGCTAATGACGTATGAAGCAAGTCGTGATCTTCAATTGGAAGACGTTGAAGTGGAGACACCAGTTACTAAGACGATCAAAAAGCAACTTGCTGGTAAAAAGCTTGCTGTTGTGCCAATCTTACGTGCCGGACTAGGCATGGTTGATGGTATCGTGCAACTAATTCCAGCGGCTAAAATTGGGCATATTGGTATGTATCGTGATGAAGAAACACTTGAACCAGTTGAGTATTTCATCAAGTTACCAGAAGATATTGACCAACGTGATGTCTTGTTAGTGGATCCAATGTTGGCTACTGGTGGCTCAGCAAAAGATGCCATTTCAGCATTGAAGAAGCGTGGTGCAAAGCATATTAAGTTGATTACACTTGTTTCAGCACCGGAAGGTGTTAAGGCAGTGCAAGAAGCCCATCCAGATGTTGACCTTTATACGGGTTCTCTTGATGAAGGCTTAAACGAACATGGTTACATCGTGCCAGGACTTGGCGATGCTGGTGATCGTTTGTTTGGTACAATGTAA
- the brnQ gene encoding branched-chain amino acid transport system II carrier protein: MVEKKLTWKQLVLVASLIFGMFFGAGNLIFPIQLGQLSGGNWLPATIGFLITGTVVPFLAMMAVSLTNSQSVYDIAKPVAPWFGTVFLVAIHLTIGPFFGTPRTAATAFSMGIAPFVPLRYQGVVMFVFSAVFFGLAYFLTVKESGLLKWVGKYLNPLFLGLLLVVLVLSLVLPMGDTHQAVSAAYQSNAAFQGILDGYNTMDGIALLALAVSVVYAVRGLGFQKQQVSKVLAKAGLLSILAEAVLYAVLVLVGTTSLGLFKASDNGGAAFAQIVSHYMGNFGTALTGVIVTLAVFTTAMGLFVSFAQDLHRVFPKVSYLWWLRVIAFGSFVTANAGLTNIVAWSVPVLMLLYPFALVLILLSLFSKYFKKSPVVYRFVVASVTVPAFLDALASSPLATTSHVQSLVNGYHHFVPFAVLGFGWVVPAVVGTVLGVSGYLLTNSKRVTALD, from the coding sequence ATGGTTGAGAAAAAATTGACATGGAAACAATTAGTTTTAGTGGCATCACTCATATTTGGGATGTTTTTCGGGGCGGGAAATTTGATTTTTCCAATCCAATTGGGACAATTATCAGGCGGTAATTGGTTACCGGCGACAATCGGTTTCTTGATTACCGGAACGGTTGTGCCGTTTTTGGCAATGATGGCGGTAAGCTTAACAAACAGTCAAAGCGTTTATGATATTGCTAAACCAGTAGCGCCTTGGTTTGGTACGGTTTTCTTGGTAGCTATTCATTTGACGATTGGCCCATTTTTTGGGACACCGCGTACAGCAGCGACAGCTTTTTCAATGGGTATTGCGCCTTTTGTACCACTTAGATACCAAGGCGTAGTTATGTTTGTATTTTCCGCTGTGTTCTTTGGCTTAGCTTACTTCCTAACTGTCAAGGAATCGGGATTATTGAAATGGGTCGGAAAATATCTTAATCCACTCTTTCTAGGCTTGTTACTGGTGGTGCTTGTTTTGTCATTGGTTTTGCCAATGGGGGATACACATCAAGCAGTATCTGCTGCTTATCAAAGTAATGCAGCATTTCAAGGAATTCTGGACGGTTACAATACGATGGATGGTATTGCGCTGTTAGCTTTGGCGGTATCAGTTGTGTACGCAGTCAGAGGATTAGGCTTTCAAAAGCAACAAGTATCTAAGGTATTGGCAAAAGCTGGTTTGTTAAGCATCCTAGCTGAAGCGGTATTATATGCGGTATTGGTTTTGGTTGGTACTACTAGCTTAGGTTTGTTCAAAGCTTCTGATAATGGTGGTGCTGCCTTTGCTCAAATTGTTAGCCACTATATGGGCAACTTTGGTACGGCGTTGACAGGGGTAATCGTTACACTAGCTGTCTTTACGACAGCAATGGGGTTGTTTGTATCATTTGCGCAAGACTTGCACCGTGTATTTCCAAAAGTGAGTTACTTATGGTGGCTACGCGTTATTGCATTTGGATCATTCGTTACAGCTAATGCTGGATTGACGAACATTGTTGCTTGGTCAGTACCTGTGTTGATGTTGCTTTATCCATTTGCCTTAGTCTTAATCTTATTATCGCTTTTTAGTAAATATTTCAAAAAATCTCCAGTAGTTTATCGTTTTGTAGTTGCCTCTGTTACTGTACCAGCGTTCCTTGATGCATTAGCTAGTTCACCATTGGCTACAACCAGCCACGTCCAAAGCTTAGTTAATGGTTATCACCACTTTGTACCGTTTGCGGTCCTTGGATTTGGTTGGGTTGTGCCGGCAGTTGTTGGTACGGTTCTTGGTGTGAGTGGTTATTTGTTAACCAATAGCAAGCGCGTTACAGCACTGGATTAA